The Caretta caretta isolate rCarCar2 chromosome 15, rCarCar1.hap1, whole genome shotgun sequence genome window below encodes:
- the SLC35E4 gene encoding solute carrier family 35 member E4, which yields MGTGVEPQGACLSSLHPQHQAPRLVGKGPAFPHAGPGAEPPSKMCLSSCHRDEAGLNSPDGGWARHPWKPDPGPPVHALPLLLTVFVWLATGTTMSSLNKWIFAIHNFRYPVLLSSLHMLTAVLVGYPLARLRAHGEGGAALDTSTKARVYLLSLTFCASVAFGNLGLNYVQLDFAQMVYTTTPLFTLTLSKVLLGQRHHLLQYVAMGPICLGTSFSIIGEVHFDQAGCCFLFAATFLRGLKSLQQSTLLQDKKLDSVILLCLTSVPSFCILFTAALVLEVGAAWEGMLHYGSALWACVLLSCLGSVLYNLASFCVISLTSALTIHVLGNFNVVGNLVLSHLLFGSHLSGLSYAGIGLTLSGMFLYHNCDLIAGYWSSRLALGRGQVKPE from the exons ATGGGCACTGGGGTAGAACCCCAAGGAGCTTGCCTCTCTTCTCTGCACCCCCAGCATCAAGCCCCCAGGCTCGTTGGGAAGGGACCAGCCTTTCCTCATGCTGGGCCAGGAGCTGAGCCGCCCTCCAAAATGTGTCTGTCCTCCTGCCACAGAGACGAAGCAGGGTTGAACTCTCCTGATGGAGGCTGGGCACGTCACCCCTGGAAGCCAGACCCTGGGCCACCTGTGCATGCTCTGCCACTCCTGCTCACCGTGTTTGTCTGGCTGGCCACTGGCACCACCATGTCCAGCCTCAACAAGTGGATCTTTGCCATCCACAATTTCCGGTACCCCGTGCTGCTGTCATCCCTGCACATGCTCACGGCTGTGCTGGTGGGCTACCCACTGGCCAGACTGCGGGCACACGGGGAGGGGGGCGCGGCCCTGGACACCAGCACTAAGGCCAGAGTCTACCTGCTGAGCTTGACCTTCTGCGCCAGCGTGGCCTTCGGGAACCTGGGCCTCAACTACGTGCAGCTGGACTTTGCCCAGATGGTGTACACCACCACGCCCCTCTTCACCCTGACGCTGTCCAAGGTGCTGCTGGGCCAGCGCCACCACCTGCTGCAGTACGTCGCCATGGGGCCCATCTGCTTGGGCACCTCCTTCAGCATCATCGGGGAGGTGCACTTCGaccaggctggctgctgcttcctcttCGCTGCTACCTTCCTCCGTGGATTAAAGTCCTTACAGCAAA GTACCCTGCTGCAGGACAAGAAGCTGGACTCTGTCATCTTGCTCTGCCTGACATCGGTGCCCAGCTTCTGCATCCTCTTCACGGCGGCTCTggtgctggaggtgggggcagcCTGGGAGGGCATGCTGCACTACGGCAGTGCCCTCTGGGCCTGTGTCCTACTCAGCTGCCTGGGCTCTGTCCTCTATAACCTGGCCAGCTTCTGTGTCATCTCGCTGACCTCCGCCCTCACCATCCACGTCCTGGGCAACTTCAATGTGGTGGGAAACCTGGTGCTGTCGCACCTCCTCTTCGGTAGCCACCTGAGCGGGCTCAGCTACGCAGGCATCGGCCTCACCCTCTCGGGGATGTTCCTGTACCACAACTGTGACCTCATCGCTGGCTACTGGAGTTCCAGGCTGGCTCTGGGCCGGGGCCAGGTGAAACCAGAATGA